One Bombina bombina isolate aBomBom1 chromosome 5, aBomBom1.pri, whole genome shotgun sequence DNA segment encodes these proteins:
- the LOC128660168 gene encoding uncharacterized protein LOC128660168 encodes MEIQVFHMKNKLRHSDLSRTSYSIRPFSSTTFRYFFGNRYKRKLYLVCINTLVILCALLYLIFTMSSSQAGKTKSGRSVMFTHWQNCILVEAVIEHYDEIIGYQARTVNPQRKRTIWTQISKSVSAEGSFPKDVRACRKRVTDIRKNIKKKVCREKQSAKGTGGGPGYRAELTDFEQMLYARMGDAVVVGLDVPADTMDFREQEDEGRQEEEIDAQEDQPLENEFTSQDQEPSTSTVQREEGESVRALLQSMQDNSILLFEGRLSSNCHVNFLFFYECNLLIIHIFHVIQKIRLKSIWNLWLRILYVQKMRMRLRLRDKHQRDQHHQI; translated from the exons atggaaatccaggtattccatatgaaaaataaactgcgacatagtgatctttccagaacatcatacagtatacgcccattttcatcaactacatttagatacttttttggaaaccgttataaaagaaaactttatttagtttgtatcAACACTTTAGTTATTTTGTGTGCTCTTTTGTATCTCATTTTTACAATGTCATCTTcccaagctggaaagaccaaaagTGGGAGAAGTGTCATGTTCACTCATTggcaaaattgtattttggtcgaagctgttatcgaacactacgatgaaatcattgggtaccaagccagaactgtaaacccacagagaaagagaacaatttggacacaaatcagtaaatctgtttcagctgaaggaagttttcctaaggatgtgcgggcttgtcggaagagagtaactgatattagaaaaaacataaagaaaaaggtttgcagggaaaagcaatctgccaaaggaaccggtggaggccctggatatagggccgaattaacggactttgaacagatgctttatgcaaggatgggtgatgccgttgtggttggcctggatgtcccagcagacactatggattttagag agcaagaagatgagggacgtcaggaagaggagattgatgcacaagaggatcaacctttggaaaatgaattcacctcacaagaccaagaaccctccacatccacagtacaaagagaagaaggggaga gtGTTCGTGCTTTACTACAATCCATGCAggacaattctatattattattcgagggtaggttgtcttctaattgtcatgttaattttttgtttttttatgaatgtaacctattaataatacatattttccatgtcatacagaagatcaggttgaaatcaatttggaacctctggttgaggattctgtatgtccagaagatgaggatgagactcaggttgagggacaaacatcagagggaccaacaccaccaaatctag